The genomic window TCCGCGAAGAACGCTGCGAACACGTCATTCAGGCTTCAATGGGGCCGCGCTCGTGTGAGCGCGGAGACCCGCAAATGGTGGTTTGTGTGGAATTGATGAACCATGAGCTTCAATGGGGCCGCGCTCGTGTGAGCGCGGAGACAGACCTCAGCCAAGACCGATATGCCATCCATGTAATCGGCTTCAATGGGGCCGCGCTCGTGTGAGCGCGGAGACCTTGCGTGGCGTTCGTGTTGTGCGACGATTGTGAGTGGCTTCAATGGGGCCGCGCTCGTGTGAGCGCGGAGACGTTGCTAGGTTGTGGCAACATATAAATGCACACACAAAGCTTCAATGGGGCCGCGCTCGTGTGAGCGCGGAGACTGATCGTCCTCGGTTTTGTAGGTGGCGCTTTCCGACGCTTCAATGGGGCCGCGCTCGTGTGAGCGCGGAGACCGGCGGGACGGAGTGTGACTGACATGGCGACCTCCTTGCTTCAATGGGGCCGCGCTCGTGTGAGCGCGGAGACGGCGGTGGCGTTGGATTCGACGAACGCCACGGGGACGCTTCAATGGGGCCGCGCTCGTGTGAGCGCGGAGACTGGCCCAGGCGTCGAGCAGCATGCCCATGATGCCCCTGGCTTCAATGGGGCCGCGCTCGTGTGAGCGCGGAGACACAACTCCGCTCTTCCAGGGCCCAGCATCTCATCCTGGCTTCAATGGGGCCGCGCTCGTGTGAGCGCGGAGACTGTTTTGCAAGTGCTTTTGCAATTGCTGGCAGGCTGCTTCAATGGGGCCGCGCTCGTGTGAGCGCGGAGACTGCGCCCTACTAAGTACCTGGTTGTCAAAGAGCTCGTCAAGCGTTCGCGAGCGGCGACCCATCTGCGGAGCGCGAAGGCGCTCTCAATGCGCCCGGCAGACCCGCAACCTGTTGCAGCGGCGTGGCTTACGAGGCGCGAGCGCCCGCCGCAGTTGTCGCATCACCTCGCCTCTCGCTCATGCGGAGTATGCTGAATGCGTGCGTTGTCGCCGTCAATGTGCTTCAAGTTAACGCGTGACGAATGCGCTGTACTGCGGGACCTCGCCGTTGATGTACCGGGCCAGGAGACGGGTTTGGATTTCAAGAATTCGGCGGTAGCTGACCCGGTAGTCGAACAAGGGATGTGTGGCCAAAGTATCCATGCGTTGCTCGTATGCACGGAGGAAGTGTTTGCGAGCGTCGTTTTTGAGGGCGACCGAGGGGCCTACCTGGACGAAATCGTCGGGTGTGAGCATGCGGTTGTTGATTGCGATGAGAACGGCGCTGTCGGCAATAATGGGCCGGAAGGGTTCCATAAGGTCGAGGGCAAGGGCCGGGCGGCCGAAGCGGGGTTGGTGGTAGAATCCGACGTAGGGGTCGAAGCCGACGGCCCAGGCTGTGATGGTGACGTCTTTGGCGAGAAGGGAATAGGCAAGTGATAGCAGGGCGTTGATCGGATCTCTGGGTGGGCGCCGGTTGCGATGGGTGAAGTGGAAAGTGAACGGGAGCCGACTTTTCCCAGTCGCTTCCCAGAGGTCGTCGATTTTGAGCATGCCGGCAAAGTGTGCAAAGTACAGGTTGGCGGCCTGGCCCTCTATCCCGCGGAGGGTTTCCAAAGAATCGGCGGTGCGGGCCTGCTGTGCAAGGTGTTTCAGGGCGGCCAGGACCTCGGCGGGTGGCTCGATGTGGTTTCGTTGGAGAAGAGTCCGTTGATTCTGGATTTTGCCGGCCACAAGGGCGCGGGCGATTTTAAGGCAGGCCCAGGGGGTATCTGCGAGTCGGAACTGGTTGCGGCGGAGGAAGACATTTTTGAGGCTGTGCCCGCGCGTGAGACCGTAGAACCAGCCCCCCATGGAGAAGTAGGCAATGGGGATGTCCTCCTGGCAAAGGGCCTGAATGGCCTGGGTGGTGAGCTGGACGTTCCCAAAAACGTTGACCTGATTGACATCCATGAGGCGGATTTCCTGCGTGTGATCCTCCTTGTCGCGGATCTGCAACACGCCTCCTGAGATGCCGATCTTGAGTCCCTGGGTGTTGAGGTAGAGTGGTTTTTCGTCATCGCGTGCGGGCACGAGCCGTCGGACGGGCGGGACGGGCTGCTGCTCTGAAGGACACTCGGGGAACAGGGAAAGTTGAATCGCCGTGGGCCGGGACGGTGGCTCTGTAATATCAAGACGGGTGGTGATCCAGGTTTCGTCCGGCAGGCAGATTCCGACCAGGGAGCAGCGGGGGCATTTGGGGCTGTTGAACAGAGGGGGTGGGATTTGGCGGCGCGCTGCCAGGGCACGGGCCTGGTGGGCGAGGCGGAGGGTTTCTTCGATCAATTCCTCCGTAATGGGCAAACGAACGCGTTGACGGGTGCTGCAGTAGTAGACAATACCCTCTTCACAGCGATAGCCGTTGTCCCGTAGGATAATTGCCTGGGCGGCGAGCTGGACACGGTCTGTATCCCAGAGTTCCGGGGCGCCATCGCCCTGGCGCGGGGCCCCACGCTTGTAATCCACGGGGCAGACCGCGCCGTTTTCAACCTCGACGAGGTCGATGCGGGCGATGAGGCCGTGTTTTTCGCTACTGAGGGTGACGGAGCGGGCGTGGATGGCCTCGGGGACCTCTTCGGCGGATGTAGGGCTGGGGAGGGCCGTGGGCCCCTTGTCCACGCGGCGATGTTGGTGGGCACCGTGCACGGTGTCGGCATTGTCGGCCCACAGGGCCTCCACCCATTCGTAGTAGAAGAGGCGTGGGCAGTAGACGAATTCGTTGAGCATGCGGGCCGGGAGCAGGTCCGGGACCAGGGCGTGTTCAGGGTCGGTTTGTGTGGGACTTTGGGCCTGAGCCGTGGCAGGCGCCGCGGGCGGATCGTGAGCCGGTCGGTTGTGTCTTGAATTGGAATTCATATGTCACATAAAGGCACACCCGGTGCGGCCGTATGTGCCTCACCGTCTATATCGGAACGGGGGTATGTCCACTTGAGCAGGTCATACGACGTAGCAGGGGGCGTCGATGCGGACGTAGGGCAGGCCGATGGCGGTAATGACCCGTTCTCCGCGCCCCTCGGCCGGTCCGAGGGAGACAAAAAGAACCTGATCTTCCGCATGATTGATGATGGCGGAAAGCGCGGCTTCGAGTTCAGCTTTTTCGGCGGGGTTCAAGTCGCATTCGAAGACCGAGTACTGGAGGTGGTTGCCGTAATCCTTGCAGGTTTTGAAGACCTGTCGAAGGCGTTTATCGTCGCAGATGTCGTAACAGACCAGATACGTTGTCCGCATGGCTCGTGGTGACGCTGGACCGGAGCCCTCTGGGGCCGTTGGCAGGTTGTTGAAAAGTTCGCTTTCGGACGAACAATCATGCGACAACCCGGTAATTGTTGAGGTCGGCTTTTCACAACCTGGCTTTTCCGACAGTCAAGCGGACAGGCCAGCATGCTGAATGCCAATCGCCAGTGGCCGGCCTGCGTCTTTTCATGGTTTAGAGGCTAACACTGTTCGAGCTTGCATGGCTGGGGTGGAGGTCGCACCCGGGGTGGTTATCGTTACAGGGCTTGTTCAGGAGCGGGGACGAAAAGTCCTAGGCCAAAGTGGGCTGCGTAGCCGAGGGCCAAGGGGCCTCTAACGGGCTCGGGGAAGACGATCTGGAAGGCAACGGGTACTGTGCGGGTGGCGCGGCGACCCTGACCATGGTATCGACGGGTCTGGAACTGGATGGGGCGGAGGATGCGGGAGGAAACCGTGATGGTGCGGAGGGGAGTGATTTGAGAGGGGCGTGGCAGGCCGGCCTCCAAAAGGAGACGGCGCAGGTCGTGTTCCGGTGATCCTATCCAGAGCCCGTCGACGTCGAGCTTGGGCTGACCGTTTCGGTGGGTCTTGGGATGACGGGTCGCAACGAAGGGCGTCAGGGAACGCCAAACATTTGCGGGGCCAAACAGGCGACAATCGGCAAAGGTCTGCTCATCTCCAAAGCCAAGGAAAACGAGTTGCAGATCATGGCCGCCGTGTCCCCACAGTCGTGTGACGGACTCGATGGCGCGGCGGGATTCGGGGTCGAAGCCATCTCGAGCGTAGAGGGTTACGTGGGTGATGGCGTCGCGTGGGCCGTTGGGCTCGCTGAAAATGTAGAGATGCTTGTGGCCTCGGAGCGGGTTCCCCTCCGGATCTCGCCCGGAGATCAGGGATGGTGGGTCCTGGTTTTTAAAGCGTGAGAGGAGAGCTTGGTGAAGTCGTTCGGCCACCGAGACGGCGTCCAGGATCCGCGGCGGTACGGCGCTGGAGAGGGCAAAGCGCGCGACGGTGTGGCGCTTGGTGAGGGAGCGGCTTGCTCGGACGGGAGTCCGGGCCACACCCTGGGCCGGGCGGATGTAATTGAGGAAACGGCTGCCGGGGGGTAGCAGCCAGCCGGCGGACTGCAGGTCCGTCGTGTCGGCGTGGAGGGCCTCAAACAGGCTGTCCGGCAGCTTCGGAGCTTCATGCCTCTGCCTGCGGGTCCTTTTTCGGGCCCGAGTGGTTTTTCCCGACGCTTGTGCATCATGTTGGGCCCGCCACTGAGCGAATTCGGCGGGGCTTAATGGCGTCAGCAGGCGCACCAATTCCGTTCCCACGGGTACGGGCTCGGTATCCGACAAAGGGCGCGCATTGGGAAGGAAGTCGTCCCCGGTCGGGATCAGCGTGGCTTCGACGAGGCTCTCGGCGCGGCCGAAGTAGGCAAGTCGGCGACAGAGGATGTGGAGGACCTCCTGTTCCTCTGGCGTTAGAGAGAGGTCCCAGCCGACGCGTAAAGGGCCGGCGAGGTGAAGGAAAGTGTCGAAGATTTTGACGGGCTTGAGTTTTCTGCCCTCGATGACCTGCATGTAATGGCGCGTATGCGCACCTGTGGCGGGCGGCAGATGGAAGGAGGGTGGTTGAGAGGCCAGTTTCTCCACGAGACTGCGGATTGGGGCCTCGGGGATCTCGTCTTTTGCCTTGAGATGCCAGGTGGCGACCAGGGCACGGAGAAGCCGCCATGGCGAAGGAGGCCACTCGACCACCCCCTCGTTAACGTGACTACCCCATGGCGTGGCATGGTAGCGGCCCGCGGGAAAACGGAGTTCAATGACGAACATGGCTATTCTTCACCGGTTTGCGTCTGGGACTTTTTGGGCTGGGAGGCCTCTTCGTAGACCACCCTGGTGATGGGCGGTTGGGCAAAGCGTGTGGAGACGGCCCGGATCAGTTCAGGGAGCTCCTGCTCAATTGTCTCCAGTGGAGGCAGCGCGAAGTTTTCCGGGCGTTTGACCTCGAGGTTGCCATCGACTTCGAGATCGCAGGCGGTTCGCAACCGCAGCCCGTCTCTCAGGAAACGAAGGATTTTGAAGAGGGCGAGAGTAATCAGTAAGCGCTCGACATCCTGGCCGAGGCCGAAGCCGCGGATCAAAGCGAGGTCGAGCGAGAAGTAAGCCCTTATGTCGCCACAGAATTCCTGGCGATGGTAGGGGACGTTACCAAACCCCTTGTTGGCGTCCCCGCCAGGGTTGAGAGCGTCGTTTTTGACGCCCCCGCTGGGGGCCACGGTGACGTTGCGGGCCTCGATGAATGCGGTAAGTGCTCGGGGCAGGCGCATACGCCCACCAGCGATGTCGCTTTTGGCCAAGAAAACGCCGTGCAGGAGGCTGTTGATGTCGTATTTGAGGAGTACTTGAGCCAACAGTCTGAGGTTGACCGGCGCGAAGTCATCGACAGCCAACTCCTTTTTCAGGGTTTCCGCAAAGTTCTTGTGTTTACCCTCCAGGATATAGGGACTATTGAGGCGGTGGGCCTCGAGCACGGTGCAAGTGAGGAATCGGCCATTTTTGTCGGTGACGACCACGCACGGCAGACCGCGGAGAGGTTCGACCCAGTCGTTGGCGACGGTGTCCCAGCAGACGGCTTCCAATCGGTTGGCCATGCTCTGTGCGGATTCCACCAGAAGCATGTCCGTACCGTCCGGTAGCTTGTATTGTGCCGGCCCGAGGTCCGGAAAGCCGGTGGGCTGGAAGCGGGTTCCGGCGATGGGTTTGAGTCTGGCCTCCAGGAGGAGGCGCGGGCTGTTCTTTAATGCATCGAGGTTCATGGGTTTCGTTCGTTTTCGTTGGGTTTCAGACCCTTTGGGTTTGAGGTTTCAGGATCAAGTCCGCCAGCCGTTCGAGATCACGTCGGCTGAGCGGAAAGAGGATTGCGGCCGCTGCTCGGCGGGCGGCTTCTCCGTGGATGTCGACCGACCCGAGCGCCGGGGCCAGATCGGATGCCCGGAGCCGTTGCGCGGCCAGACGCGAAGCTGCCAGGCCATTGCCGGCGGCGGCCCACCGGTGAACAGCGGGCACCAGGGGTATGGGCGCAAGGGAACCCTGCTCGGATGGCCGAGCAAAAAGCAGGCGCAGGAGGCTGAAGAGGGCCGAAGGGGTAGCAAGGTCGCCGGGATCCCTCCATGTTGCCGGTAATGAATCCTCCTGCCGGCCAGGGGATGACCAGTCCACAAGGCAGAGTCCCCATAGCAGGTCAGCCAGGCGGGCATCGTCGGTTTGGTGGTCGAGGAAGGCCACCACGTCGCCGAGCGGGGCGGGATATGCGGCGTGATCGGGCAGTTCGGAGAAGCCGGACTGCGTGGCGCACAATAGACGGCGGGTGAAGATCGCATTCAACAGGTCCACGAAATCACCCTCGTGCCACACGACATGATTGGAGGGATTGTCGTCCCACTGGAATGTTCCGCGTCGGGTATCGAACGTGACCGGCTCGAGATGGCAGCGCAAGGGTAGTCTCAGAGGTTGTCCTTCGCGGTTTTTGTAGGAGCCTGTGATGGAGACCAGGGCGGTGGCGAGGCGGAACTCAACCGAGCCGTCATCTGCTTCCCTGAGCCACTGTCGGGAGAGCCCGTGTAGCGGCCAGATTCTCGTTCTGGGTGGCCTGCTGTCGAGACCTGCGGCCCAGGAGTGGCTGCGGGCCAGCGCCTTTTCAGCCCGGCCGAGTGCAATCAAAACGCCCTGGAGGCGCGTTGCACTGTTTTCCTGGCAAAGGCTCAGAATGGCTTCCTCTACGTCGCGCAGGGCCCGGGTTACTGAAGCCGGCACCCGGTCGGCAGTCGGACCAGCGATGTTGCGGAGTGTGTCCAGCCAGGCATCCACCTCACAGATGAGGTCGGCTCGGGCATTGCGGCGGACGACGAAGCGCCCCAGGGGCGTGGCAAAGTAATTCAGGCCATTACGGACCTGGAACCCGTAGCGTTGGAATGCACTCAGCCCCCGGTCGACACCCAGACCCACAATCGCCCGGGCAAAATCGACCCCGTGCCGGGCGGGGCGATTGCCGATCTGTGCGCGACCCTCGGCGAGGATGGCTGCGAGTTCTGGCAGCCTGGTGGGACGCTCCCACAAGGGCATCCACATTTCGCCGCGGGCTGTGGCCTCGTCAGCCCCGGCGGAGCTGGCGTAGCCGGCGGCGGCTGCACGCACGCAAAACGGATAGGCTATCGTTCCTGGTTCGGTGGTCTCTAGCCGGCGGACGACGGCCGAGGCGAAGAGCAGGGAGCCTTCGAGCGTGAGGATGTAATCCCATGGATTGATCAAACTGGCTCCCTGGAATCCGGAGGCAGCATTGGCACCGCCGGCCTGACCGGGCAGGAACTGGCCCACGGATGCATTGGCCAAAGGAAGGGCTTCCTGAGCACCGAAAAGAGCGCCTGTTAAAAGCGCACTGGCAGTCCCGCGAGGGTGTCCCGTGGCGGGGTCGATGACCTCGACCAGGCGCTGCATGAAATTGTTGGTGAACTCCAGCCGGCCGTCGTTGCCGCCGGTGCCGAGTAACGGGGGATACTTGGGCCCATGTTCGGTCAATACATAAGCGGCGTCCAACCAAGCCAGAGCCTGTTCCGGAAATAGACTTCGACACAGCAGAAGCAGTTGTTGTTTGGCCTCCGCATTGGGTTTTGCTGTCAGGCCCAGTCGGTTGAGCGCCGATCGGGCTTCGGCAATCGTGCGGCGATACACCTCAAATCTGGGAGAAGTTGAGCCGGCGATGGATTCGAGCGCTGTGCGGTTGTCCTTTGGGTAGAATCCGCTGCCACCGTTCCAGGGAGCGAGGATGGGCGTGGGACTGTATTCGTGGAGGAAAAACTTGAGGAGGCTGTCGGCGTCCAAGGAGCTGTTGAGCACGAAGACATCGCGTTGCCAGTAGCCTGTGGCGTCATGGTCCTTCTGCTCGGCCACCAGACGCAGGATGCCCAGCGCTTTCAAGTAATGCGCCAGAGGAGTGGGAGCACAACCGGTGAGTCGAATCTCGGGCATGGTCTAAATTTGCGGGTTGGATGTGTTCGACGTTTGGGTGTTGGCGTTTTGGCGGCTCTCGGCAGCGGAGGCGCGTGCGTCGGCGGCGCGCAGCAGCGTCTCCAGCCAGGCGAGTCGAAAGGGGCCCAGGCGGTCCCGCAGGGCCAGCATGCGTTCCAGCCAAGAGGGGTGTCCGGAGGAGTTTCTCCCCATTTCCATGAGGTCCAGCGTGAGCCGCAGGGGTTCGGCGGGTGGGGTGACCTCAATGGCGGCGAACGCCTCCGGTGGCAGGAGGTCACCCTCAACGATGCCCCGCGCAATGCGGGCGTCAGGCCGGTCGGGAGGTGGTTCTTCCCCGGGCATCGAGCGCAGGGAGAGGCGAACCTTACCGTGGTGCGACGCGATGAGGTAGGCGACCAAATCGCGCTCGGGGTGCGACTCTGGTTGGGTTAGGAGCCACGCAAGGGCGGAAGCGAGTTCGTGGCGGAAATAGCGGCGGGAGGCCGGGCGGGCAGGGGCCTTTGCTTTTGCCCAGAGCTGCTGTGCGCGGGATGAATCGTCGCCGCGGAGCATGTGTTGGAAAACTTCGTGGGCTTTGCCCAGATCATGCCAGCGAGCGGCTGTAACCAGGATGTTTGCAGGCGGTTCCCGGAGGTCCAGCTGGGTGAGCTCTGGAGCCAGGCTACTGACAAGATTGTGTGTTTCTGTGCAAACGTGTCGGGTGTGTTCCGTAAGGGTGACCCAGACGCCGCGTAGACTTGAGGGATCGCCGCTATAGCCCTGACCGAGGTCGGCACATTGGGTGGAGAGGTTGTCGGATGGCGTGATAAGCGGGATGTGAGGTGCATGGTCGGCGGTGCCGAACCATCCGAGTTCTGAGGAATAACCGCCGGCGTCAACATTGACGAGGTAAGTGGCGCCGGGCCTGGGATGTTGCGGAACACGAGCTTCTTCCCACTGCTCGGCCAACGGGTTCCAGATCCAGACGGGCCAGAGCTGGTGCGTACCGGAGCGTTTCGTCAGGGAACGGAGAAACGCTTGAAAGCTCGCGAGGGAGACCTGGCACAGTTCGCCAGGGGCCGGCTCGGGCTGGTTTTGCGAGGGTTCTTGCCCGTTAAGGGCACGCCAGAAGACCTGGACATCCGTGCCCTCGTGGTCGCGTATGAATCTGGAGATATCGAGGTCGTGGCCGGCGAGATCCGGCGTGGTGTCGAAAAGTTCGAGGATATCCTTGCGACGCAGGACAGGTCGGATGTCCGATGTAACGGGGGGGTCAATGCGCTGCAGGTGAATGGGGCTGGCATCTTGGAGGTTCTTGAGGCGCTCGCGGGCATCGTGCAGCTCAGCGCAGGTGTAGGGTTGGCAGAGGTCGGAGTTCTCCGACCTTGGGGCGATGTCGATCCAAATGATGCTGGCTTCGCCGGAGCCGAATTCGCCGTAGCGATTGCAACGGCCGAAGCGCTGGACCATGGAAGACCACGGTGCCAGCTCGGTAATGAGGGTTTGGGCGGAAATATCGATCCCGGCTTCGACAGCCTGCGTGGCGATAACGATGCGGCTGCCCGGCTGCTTGAGGACCTCTTCGTGCTTTCGGCGATCCGGTGGTCGAAAGCGGGAATGCACGAGCGCAAGGTCGGCGTGTGGGGCCATGGCCTTGAGGCGGGAATAGACCTCCTGGGCCCTGTTGACCCGATTCAGGATCACCAACGTCAGAGAGCCCTGGACGT from Limisphaera ngatamarikiensis includes these protein-coding regions:
- the cas4g/cas1g gene encoding CRISPR-associated endonuclease Cas4g/Cas1g, whose translation is MNSNSRHNRPAHDPPAAPATAQAQSPTQTDPEHALVPDLLPARMLNEFVYCPRLFYYEWVEALWADNADTVHGAHQHRRVDKGPTALPSPTSAEEVPEAIHARSVTLSSEKHGLIARIDLVEVENGAVCPVDYKRGAPRQGDGAPELWDTDRVQLAAQAIILRDNGYRCEEGIVYYCSTRQRVRLPITEELIEETLRLAHQARALAARRQIPPPLFNSPKCPRCSLVGICLPDETWITTRLDITEPPSRPTAIQLSLFPECPSEQQPVPPVRRLVPARDDEKPLYLNTQGLKIGISGGVLQIRDKEDHTQEIRLMDVNQVNVFGNVQLTTQAIQALCQEDIPIAYFSMGGWFYGLTRGHSLKNVFLRRNQFRLADTPWACLKIARALVAGKIQNQRTLLQRNHIEPPAEVLAALKHLAQQARTADSLETLRGIEGQAANLYFAHFAGMLKIDDLWEATGKSRLPFTFHFTHRNRRPPRDPINALLSLAYSLLAKDVTITAWAVGFDPYVGFYHQPRFGRPALALDLMEPFRPIIADSAVLIAINNRMLTPDDFVQVGPSVALKNDARKHFLRAYEQRMDTLATHPLFDYRVSYRRILEIQTRLLARYINGEVPQYSAFVTR
- the cas2 gene encoding CRISPR-associated endonuclease Cas2, coding for MRTTYLVCYDICDDKRLRQVFKTCKDYGNHLQYSVFECDLNPAEKAELEAALSAIINHAEDQVLFVSLGPAEGRGERVITAIGLPYVRIDAPCYVV
- the csb2 gene encoding type I-G CRISPR-associated protein Csb2 — encoded protein: MFVIELRFPAGRYHATPWGSHVNEGVVEWPPSPWRLLRALVATWHLKAKDEIPEAPIRSLVEKLASQPPSFHLPPATGAHTRHYMQVIEGRKLKPVKIFDTFLHLAGPLRVGWDLSLTPEEQEVLHILCRRLAYFGRAESLVEATLIPTGDDFLPNARPLSDTEPVPVGTELVRLLTPLSPAEFAQWRAQHDAQASGKTTRARKRTRRQRHEAPKLPDSLFEALHADTTDLQSAGWLLPPGSRFLNYIRPAQGVARTPVRASRSLTKRHTVARFALSSAVPPRILDAVSVAERLHQALLSRFKNQDPPSLISGRDPEGNPLRGHKHLYIFSEPNGPRDAITHVTLYARDGFDPESRRAIESVTRLWGHGGHDLQLVFLGFGDEQTFADCRLFGPANVWRSLTPFVATRHPKTHRNGQPKLDVDGLWIGSPEHDLRRLLLEAGLPRPSQITPLRTITVSSRILRPIQFQTRRYHGQGRRATRTVPVAFQIVFPEPVRGPLALGYAAHFGLGLFVPAPEQAL
- the cas7g gene encoding type I-G CRISPR-associated RAMP protein Csb1/Cas7g, producing MNLDALKNSPRLLLEARLKPIAGTRFQPTGFPDLGPAQYKLPDGTDMLLVESAQSMANRLEAVCWDTVANDWVEPLRGLPCVVVTDKNGRFLTCTVLEAHRLNSPYILEGKHKNFAETLKKELAVDDFAPVNLRLLAQVLLKYDINSLLHGVFLAKSDIAGGRMRLPRALTAFIEARNVTVAPSGGVKNDALNPGGDANKGFGNVPYHRQEFCGDIRAYFSLDLALIRGFGLGQDVERLLITLALFKILRFLRDGLRLRTACDLEVDGNLEVKRPENFALPPLETIEQELPELIRAVSTRFAQPPITRVVYEEASQPKKSQTQTGEE
- the cas8g1 gene encoding type I-G CRISPR-associated protein Cas8g1/Csx17 — protein: MPEIRLTGCAPTPLAHYLKALGILRLVAEQKDHDATGYWQRDVFVLNSSLDADSLLKFFLHEYSPTPILAPWNGGSGFYPKDNRTALESIAGSTSPRFEVYRRTIAEARSALNRLGLTAKPNAEAKQQLLLLCRSLFPEQALAWLDAAYVLTEHGPKYPPLLGTGGNDGRLEFTNNFMQRLVEVIDPATGHPRGTASALLTGALFGAQEALPLANASVGQFLPGQAGGANAASGFQGASLINPWDYILTLEGSLLFASAVVRRLETTEPGTIAYPFCVRAAAAGYASSAGADEATARGEMWMPLWERPTRLPELAAILAEGRAQIGNRPARHGVDFARAIVGLGVDRGLSAFQRYGFQVRNGLNYFATPLGRFVVRRNARADLICEVDAWLDTLRNIAGPTADRVPASVTRALRDVEEAILSLCQENSATRLQGVLIALGRAEKALARSHSWAAGLDSRPPRTRIWPLHGLSRQWLREADDGSVEFRLATALVSITGSYKNREGQPLRLPLRCHLEPVTFDTRRGTFQWDDNPSNHVVWHEGDFVDLLNAIFTRRLLCATQSGFSELPDHAAYPAPLGDVVAFLDHQTDDARLADLLWGLCLVDWSSPGRQEDSLPATWRDPGDLATPSALFSLLRLLFARPSEQGSLAPIPLVPAVHRWAAAGNGLAASRLAAQRLRASDLAPALGSVDIHGEAARRAAAAILFPLSRRDLERLADLILKPQTQRV
- the cas3g gene encoding type I-G CRISPR-associated helicase/endonuclease Cas3g → MTPVRFDTFFRLATGSHTPYPYQCRLACGPDADPANPSSLQTGTVCQSQLIHIPTGLGKTAAVVLAWLWNRLYTLPHPPSPNGSSKPQPNHVAHKPWPRRLVYCLPMRTLVEQTAENIQRWLANLWEKRDALALSDSALAELHWMAGDRSPDHPAHSPLILMGGQQLESHLRDWDLYPEKPCIVIGTQDMLLSRALNRGYGMSRYRWPIHFALLNNDCLWVVDETQLMGVGLETTAQLDAFRQFLGNGRPGTVGPAATWWLSATLDADRLNTVDHTPPNGGWPNLILDDRDLALESVRARVHAPKKLVRAEIDLSDSTLPNYANLVADLVLERHVQGSLTLVILNRVNRAQEVYSRLKAMAPHADLALVHSRFRPPDRRKHEEVLKQPGSRIVIATQAVEAGIDISAQTLITELAPWSSMVQRFGRCNRYGEFGSGEASIIWIDIAPRSENSDLCQPYTCAELHDARERLKNLQDASPIHLQRIDPPVTSDIRPVLRRKDILELFDTTPDLAGHDLDISRFIRDHEGTDVQVFWRALNGQEPSQNQPEPAPGELCQVSLASFQAFLRSLTKRSGTHQLWPVWIWNPLAEQWEEARVPQHPRPGATYLVNVDAGGYSSELGWFGTADHAPHIPLITPSDNLSTQCADLGQGYSGDPSSLRGVWVTLTEHTRHVCTETHNLVSSLAPELTQLDLREPPANILVTAARWHDLGKAHEVFQHMLRGDDSSRAQQLWAKAKAPARPASRRYFRHELASALAWLLTQPESHPERDLVAYLIASHHGKVRLSLRSMPGEEPPPDRPDARIARGIVEGDLLPPEAFAAIEVTPPAEPLRLTLDLMEMGRNSSGHPSWLERMLALRDRLGPFRLAWLETLLRAADARASAAESRQNANTQTSNTSNPQI